A window of Acidobacteriota bacterium contains these coding sequences:
- a CDS encoding DUF6599 family protein codes for MRRTQALEALLLAASVLSAAIPSLCGAPAQENPPRDAPPAGWVRSASPRIFSGEALYDHIDGGAETFLELGFRTCTVSRFESPGDAELVLESYEMQDPAAALGIYLMQCGRETPDPSLSERNTAGKTQVRAVKGRFYFVATTGDAGGEARAALLGSMRAALAGTPAEPAPDCLSWIPEDGRKEGSLRIARGGLGLQASLPFADSDILLLAAGRATAVSADYPSDSGWVIRLAAVYETPQAARSGARRLAEALGWEPPASEASVWTGQTPDHRVCRVAVAGPRLDLEAGPPAAP; via the coding sequence ATGAGGCGGACCCAGGCGCTCGAGGCGCTCCTGCTCGCCGCCAGCGTCCTGTCGGCGGCCATCCCGTCCCTCTGCGGTGCGCCTGCCCAGGAAAACCCTCCCCGCGACGCCCCCCCCGCGGGCTGGGTTCGATCCGCGTCCCCCCGGATCTTCTCCGGTGAGGCGCTCTACGACCACATCGACGGGGGAGCCGAGACCTTCCTGGAGCTGGGTTTCCGGACCTGCACCGTCTCGCGCTTCGAGAGCCCAGGCGACGCCGAACTGGTCCTCGAATCGTACGAAATGCAGGATCCGGCGGCGGCCCTGGGAATCTACCTCATGCAATGCGGCCGGGAGACACCCGACCCCTCCCTCTCCGAGCGAAACACGGCGGGGAAGACGCAGGTTCGTGCCGTGAAGGGCCGTTTTTATTTTGTTGCGACGACCGGAGACGCGGGCGGCGAGGCTCGGGCCGCCCTCCTTGGCTCCATGCGCGCCGCCCTGGCCGGCACGCCCGCGGAACCGGCCCCCGACTGCCTTTCGTGGATCCCTGAGGACGGGCGCAAGGAAGGATCCCTGCGAATCGCGCGGGGGGGCCTGGGGCTCCAGGCGTCGCTGCCTTTTGCGGATTCGGATATCCTCTTGCTGGCCGCCGGGCGGGCCACGGCCGTGTCGGCGGACTACCCGTCCGACTCCGGGTGGGTCATCCGGCTGGCCGCCGTATACGAAACGCCCCAGGCGGCCCGGTCCGGGGCGCGGCGGCTTGCGGAGGCCCTTGGATGGGAGCCTCCGGCCTCGGAGGCCTCGGTCTGGACGGGGCAGACGCCGGACCATCGGGTTTGCCGGGTCGCGGTTGCGGGCCCGCGCCTCGACCTCGAGGCCGGACCGCCCGCGGCGCCCTGA